The DNA window CGAAAGGACGTTGTTTTTTCATTTTTCAACACTCTTTGGACAATTGATGGAGGGAAGGACATTCATATACGTATTCCCTTGACGATAAACAGCAGGTTTGTGTGCGTACCTATCTGTATCGTTTTTATGTCTTTAAATTCGACCAATCCTTCATATCGCTTTCTTATGGCCTGTTCGTCCGTGAACCAGCGCACGTGAGATGCCGAGTTGAAATTTGGAACGCTAAATATTAAAGGGATGCCAAGGGGGAGTTTCTTAAGAACGGTTAGGTCGGCATGGATGTGTTCCAATGTTTCTAGGCAAACAACGCAATCGAAGTCTTTTGTGGGGATTGCATCCTTCACGATGTCCACAATTTCGAAAGATAGTTTTGGACAATTATTACGAGATATTTCAATGCCTTTTGCGCTAAAGTCCAGGCCCAAATAATCCGGAGTGGGGTTAAGGTGGTCGTGGATCATGGCCGCGAATTGCCCCGGTCCGCAACCGAGTTCAAGGATGCTTTGAGGGCAGATTTGCCGAAGTAGATCCATGGCCGCTATCCAGGCCGGATAGTAAAAGCAGTTTTGGTAGTGCTTATGATAGGCCTGTTCAGCTCCACCGTTGGTGAATAGATTGTCGTAAAAATGGCTTAATTGTTCCTTGCCCATGCTTGATTCCCTTCTTTTTTCTTAACAGAATGTTCTGCTTTCAGCATCGCCCGCCAGTCCCTTGTTTATTACGATTTACGAAAATCAGACGTATGTTCTCGGCATCTTTGGACATGGTGCTTTGAGGGTGGTGATATTACTTTTTCCCATGATTTCCCGGGGCCTAATTGGGGAGCACTTCCCGGTACAGGTCTTCAATATCCTGAATGTGTTTTTCCATGCTCATGAAGCTGATGTCTTCAAAATAGGACAAAGGGTTTTCGTTCAGCAGAATGTCCAGCAGTTCGTCTTCGGAGCGGGCATAGTACCCTGTCTGGTTCTCTTCCACCCATTCCCCTGCGGTCTTGTTGTTCATGACCACCGGGGTCACTCCGGAAAATAGGTAATCGAAAAGCTTGTTGGGCAGGATGCTGTTCAGAAAGGTCAGGCGCTTTTCTTCCAGTATTTCTGATATGTTGAAAGCAGCCAATCCCCATTGGTACTGACTCATTTCTCTGAGGAGATCCGCATAGGGGATATGCTGGTGGAAGTGGAAGAGGTCCGAAGATTCATTCAGTTCAATGTATGTGCCCTGTACGCGGGGGTTGAAACTGGAACAGTACACATGGACATGTATGCCGTTGTCGGTGATTTTTTTGAATAAAGGATAGTAATTTCGGTATTCGAGTGGATAGATGCCCGCGTCAAGGAGCATGCCTTGATACACGAGATGGTTTCCCGAAAGTTTGTCCATGCGTTCGCGTTTTATTTCGTCGACTAGGCAGTAGCAGGGCAGGGAGACTAGCCGCTTGGGGGAGTAGTAGCGGTGGACGACATCCATCATGGTCGTGCTGACCACTATGGCTCCGTCGCTTTCCTCAAAACAGCATTTTTCCGTCACCAACTCTTCGGGGGCCATCTTTTGGCGCAAGCCTCTGAAGTCGTGGCAGTCAAAAATGACTGGGCAGTCGTCAGCATTGCGGATAGCAACTTCTGTAGGTTCGTTTGGTTCGTTGTGGCCGTGGATGACATCCCATTTTTTTTGACGAACTATGGCGGCCAGTTCGTTTAGGTTTTTATATGTGTATATGTCGCGGAACTGTTCCCGGCTGGCAGGCTGGTTTGTGATTTTTTCGCAAGCCAAGTCTATGGTATGACCACGTTTGCGCAGGGCCACCGCTTCTTTATAGGCTCGGGCGCACGGATCTTCGTGGATAAAAAGAATGTTCAAAGAATCCTTGGTCATTTTGAACTCCTTGTTTGCTTTTACATCGTTAGTGGCGCAGGATGCGTTTTTGCAGGTCTTGGGCTACCCGTAGTCCGGCGTGGCCGTCCCATAGCGGCGGTACCGAAGGCTTTTTCCCCCTCTGGTCCAAAGCTGTCGCAAAGTTATGTGGAAGAGTTTCGGGTTCTACCAGTACATTGGTGCCGATGGAGCATGTCACCGGACGCTCCGTGTTGGGGCGAATGGTGAGACACGGAATCCCAAGATACGTGGTTTCTTCCTGAATGCCGCCCGAATCGGTAATTACGGCCCGGGACCTTTCCACCAGCGAAAGGAAATCAAGGTAACCAAGCGGTTCGGTGAGCGTGATTCTGGTGTCGGCATCAATTGATGGTAGGAGGGATGCTGCCTCAAGGCGTGCGCGGGTGCGCGGGTGCAGCGGCATGATAACCCTAGTGTCTTCTGCCAGATCATGAAGGGCTTGCATCAACGAATTGAGGCGTGAGGGGATATCTACATTGCCCGGTCGGTGCAGCGTGACCACGCAGTACTTATCGGGCGTCAGGCCGTATTTTTTCCAAGTGCGTTTACCTTGAATGGTCGGCAGCATCTTGACCAGCGAATCGATCATGCAGTTACCGACAAGAGTAATATTGTTTGAGTCAATGCCTTCGTTGCTGAGGTTCTCATCTGCGTCTGCCGAGGGTGTCCACAGGATGGATGATAGCCTGTCGGTAAGTTGACGGTTGATTTCCTCGGGCATGGTGGGATCGAAGCTCCGCAGTCCCGCCTCAAGGTGTGCCACGGGTACATGCAGTTTGGCTGCGGCCAGTGCGCAGGCAAGCGAGGAATTGACATCGCCTGGCACAATGCACAGATCGGGTTTGTCGTGGAGAAGGTACTTCTCATAACGAACCAGTGCATTCGCCACTTGGTGGCCGTGACTTCCCGAGCCCACCCGCAGGTTTATGGCCGGATCAGGAAGGGCAAGGTCTTCAAAAAGGTTGCGAGACAGGGCGTAGTCGTAGTGCTGCCCGGTGTGGACGATGCGCAGCTCAAATTTGTTCACCGTGGTCAATGCATGATACACGGGCGCGACCTTAACGAAATTGGGCCTTGCAGCCACCACAAGATGTATGCGTTTTTTGTTTATGTGCATTGGATGTCACGCCCCCAGATGTCCCATAAAGGCAAGCCTGTTTTTTGACGCCATGGTTTCGATTTTAGCAGCGTCCGCAGATTATGTGTCGGAAAAAACTACCTGCCGGGGAAGGTTAGCAAAAAGCGAACCAACATTCACCCACTAATTGATTCATGGGGTTCATAAGGATAAAGGGAACCGCGGCCTGAGGGCAGGTTCAGTCCTGAGAGCGTTTCTTTTCAAGCCATTCTCTGGCCCTGAGGGTCAGTTCGGCCGAGTAGGACAGCAGAGCGTTGAATGCCCCGGGATCATGCAGGCCCACTTCGCGGTCATGGTGGGACCGAACGCTGTACAGTGTTTTGGGAATGTGCAGGAAACGTGCGCCGTTCATGGCGAAGCGCAGGTAGCATTCGTGGTCGTCGGCCTTGGCCTGTTCGTCGTAATAGCCGAATCGTTCATGCAGTGAACGTTTGTAGAGGGTGGCCACGCCGCACAGATACCAGTCCGCAAAGCTTTTTTCAAAATCATAATCCGGCAGCTTGAATTCCCGCAGGATGCGGTGGCAATCGTCAATGACGAACATGTCCGCGTAGGTGAAATCGGCCTCGTCGCGTTCCAGCGGGGCGGCCAGCGTGGAAAACATCTGCGGGTGGCAGATGTCGTCCGAAACCACGAAGGCGCAGAATTTCCCCGTGGCCTCGCGGAAGCCCCGGTTGTAGGTCCATGTGGATCCCATGTTCCTTTCGTTGAATATGGCCTTGATGGTGCGGCCCTGCTGCGGATAGCGGGGGTAGACAGCGCGTTCCACCGTGCCTGTTTCCTCGTTGTAGCGAGCCGCGTGGGAGGCGGTGTCGTTTTCCACGCCGTTCAGATACTCGGTGATCACGCGCCGGGAATCGTCCGTGGAGCAGTCGTCCACAATGATCAGCTCGATGTTGTCATGGTCCTGAAAAAGGATGGAGTCCAGACACGCCTCAATGTACTGGGCGTGGTTGTAGCTGGGCACGATGACGGATATTTTTTCCATGGTCGCATCTCGCTTTGGGCGCTGCTTGGATGTTTCAATGTAACTAGCTTGGAAAAATAGTTTTTTGCAATCCATTTGTCAACGAACAGCATTGGTGGAAGGGGAAATGAGCGTCGCTCGTCTCCGCAGGCACGGAGCAAACGATACCGGGGCCGGAACAGATGTTCCGGCCCCGGTCGTTTTCATTTCGTTCGTCCTCGCCGTCCGGGCGCTGCCCGGCAGGATCAGTGCATTTCTTCCTTGCGTTCCCAGTCTGCCACTTCTTCTTCCTCGGGCACTTCTTCCCAGCCCGAGAACATGGCCGCCACATGGGCCGTGATGGTGTGGCCGGTGGTTGTCATGTACACATGCACGATCAGGAAGATCAGGATGGAGAAGCCCCCGACAAGATGGAGCAGGGCGACCACTTCAAGGCTGAGCCACGAAAGGCCCCAATCCGCCCAGTCATTGTAGCCCCAGTACAAAAAGCCCGTGATCATCTGGAAGGGCAGCAGCAGGGCCGTGAGCGACAGGTAGGTCAGCCGCTGCATGGGGTTGTGCTTGGCGTTCTTGCTCTTGTGCACGGGGTGGGGTTCGCCCTTGAAGATGCCGGAGGAGTAATACCTCGCCACCTCGAAGAGTTTCTTGGTGGTGGGGATGTACTGCCGGTATTCGTGGGTCACGAACATCCAGAAGGCAAAGAAGAAGAACATGCCCAGCCATGTCAGGCCGAGGATGTTGTGCAGATCAACGGCCTTCATGAATCCGAACAGCGAAACCGTGCCATGCACCTCGAAGCCGGTGAGCAGCAGCAGGATGATGATCACGGCCTGAAACCAGTGCCAGAACCGTTCGAACTTGGAGTACAGGTATATCTTTTTCATGCGATGTTGATTCATGGCCTAGCCCTCCTTCCTTTTGAGACCGGAGACGAAGCGCATGATGCCGTGGATGAAAACGGCGAGCAGCGCCGCGCCCGTGCCGAACCATCCCGCCGCGTCCACCAGTTCGAAGGTGTCGCGCGCGGGCATGTAGAAGCCGGTGAGGTTGTTCAGCCGGCTTTCTTTGCTGTGGCACTGCGCGCATTGAAGCGCATTTTCGCGTGGCGCGACCATGTGTGTGGTCGGGAAGGCATAGGCCGTTTCAATGAATCCGTATTCACCGCTGTAGTCCTGCCCGGCGTAGTCCATGCCGGATTTGATGGCCTTTTGCCAGTCAAAGGATTTCCAGTAGGCGTTCTTGTCGTTCTTGTTCCTGGGGAACAGGTGCGGAATGACCATGATCTTGTTGATCTTGTCATACGGCGTCTTGCCCCGGTGTACCTTGAAGGGCATGATTCGCGAATGGGGATCCCCGCGCGAGCCGTTGGGCTTGTTCAGCCAGACTTCCGATGTGGGATCGATGGGGTCTTCCACGGTCACGTGGGCCATTGTGCCGTCGAACCAGTAGTATTCCGGAACCACGTCCTTTTCCCATATGAACGAACCCTTTTTCTTGACGAAAACGGGCTTGCCGTCCGGTCCCTTGACCTTTGCCTTGCCGTCCATGAGCTGTCCGGCCGTGGACCAGTCCCACCACATCTTGGTGGATTGGGCGCGGGCGAATTCGGGAATGTGGCACGACTGGCAGGCCACCTTGTCCGTATGGTCGTTGAGCTTGGCGTCCATGCCGCCGCTGATGTGGGGCTGGGAGCCGTGGCAGGATTCGCACATGATCTTGTCGCCAAGGTCGTCCTGCAGCAGGCTTTTGC is part of the Pseudodesulfovibrio senegalensis genome and encodes:
- a CDS encoding class I SAM-dependent methyltransferase; amino-acid sequence: MGKEQLSHFYDNLFTNGGAEQAYHKHYQNCFYYPAWIAAMDLLRQICPQSILELGCGPGQFAAMIHDHLNPTPDYLGLDFSAKGIEISRNNCPKLSFEIVDIVKDAIPTKDFDCVVCLETLEHIHADLTVLKKLPLGIPLIFSVPNFNSASHVRWFTDEQAIRKRYEGLVEFKDIKTIQIGTHTNLLFIVKGIRI
- a CDS encoding glycosyltransferase, giving the protein MTKDSLNILFIHEDPCARAYKEAVALRKRGHTIDLACEKITNQPASREQFRDIYTYKNLNELAAIVRQKKWDVIHGHNEPNEPTEVAIRNADDCPVIFDCHDFRGLRQKMAPEELVTEKCCFEESDGAIVVSTTMMDVVHRYYSPKRLVSLPCYCLVDEIKRERMDKLSGNHLVYQGMLLDAGIYPLEYRNYYPLFKKITDNGIHVHVYCSSFNPRVQGTYIELNESSDLFHFHQHIPYADLLREMSQYQWGLAAFNISEILEEKRLTFLNSILPNKLFDYLFSGVTPVVMNNKTAGEWVEENQTGYYARSEDELLDILLNENPLSYFEDISFMSMEKHIQDIEDLYREVLPN
- the wecB gene encoding non-hydrolyzing UDP-N-acetylglucosamine 2-epimerase — encoded protein: MHINKKRIHLVVAARPNFVKVAPVYHALTTVNKFELRIVHTGQHYDYALSRNLFEDLALPDPAINLRVGSGSHGHQVANALVRYEKYLLHDKPDLCIVPGDVNSSLACALAAAKLHVPVAHLEAGLRSFDPTMPEEINRQLTDRLSSILWTPSADADENLSNEGIDSNNITLVGNCMIDSLVKMLPTIQGKRTWKKYGLTPDKYCVVTLHRPGNVDIPSRLNSLMQALHDLAEDTRVIMPLHPRTRARLEAASLLPSIDADTRITLTEPLGYLDFLSLVERSRAVITDSGGIQEETTYLGIPCLTIRPNTERPVTCSIGTNVLVEPETLPHNFATALDQRGKKPSVPPLWDGHAGLRVAQDLQKRILRH
- a CDS encoding glycosyltransferase family 2 protein, which produces MEKISVIVPSYNHAQYIEACLDSILFQDHDNIELIIVDDCSTDDSRRVITEYLNGVENDTASHAARYNEETGTVERAVYPRYPQQGRTIKAIFNERNMGSTWTYNRGFREATGKFCAFVVSDDICHPQMFSTLAAPLERDEADFTYADMFVIDDCHRILREFKLPDYDFEKSFADWYLCGVATLYKRSLHERFGYYDEQAKADDHECYLRFAMNGARFLHIPKTLYSVRSHHDREVGLHDPGAFNALLSYSAELTLRAREWLEKKRSQD
- a CDS encoding cytochrome b/b6 domain-containing protein, with the protein product MNQHRMKKIYLYSKFERFWHWFQAVIIILLLLTGFEVHGTVSLFGFMKAVDLHNILGLTWLGMFFFFAFWMFVTHEYRQYIPTTKKLFEVARYYSSGIFKGEPHPVHKSKNAKHNPMQRLTYLSLTALLLPFQMITGFLYWGYNDWADWGLSWLSLEVVALLHLVGGFSILIFLIVHVYMTTTGHTITAHVAAMFSGWEEVPEEEEVADWERKEEMH
- a CDS encoding tetrathionate reductase family octaheme c-type cytochrome translates to MLFAFTGTAIAATGHEDAPGRKMAIQATKAKPLVRTITADHSKFKQLQFTPEQQKTMKPEEVTKTCLGCHNQAALQFHQTIHWTWRDFDENGKPTKLGKGGISVNNFUINTASNEARCTSCHAGYGWKDKNFDFSSQERVDCLVCHEQTGTYKKFPSGAGYPAPYIEDPDNPGKQKGKVFKSNGKTYFAPNWAEVSQSVGRPARRNCGTCHFYGGGADAVKHGDLDSSLVKPAKNLDVHMGSRESGGQEFTCVRCHTTRNHHIAGRIYDKPAALERKSLLQDDLGDKIMCESCHGSQPHISGGMDAKLNDHTDKVACQSCHIPEFARAQSTKMWWDWSTAGQLMDGKAKVKGPDGKPVFVKKKGSFIWEKDVVPEYYWFDGTMAHVTVEDPIDPTSEVWLNKPNGSRGDPHSRIMPFKVHRGKTPYDKINKIMVIPHLFPRNKNDKNAYWKSFDWQKAIKSGMDYAGQDYSGEYGFIETAYAFPTTHMVAPRENALQCAQCHSKESRLNNLTGFYMPARDTFELVDAAGWFGTGAALLAVFIHGIMRFVSGLKRKEG